The genomic segment CGTACCCGGCGAGGGCGAAGTCCTCGTGGAGGTGCTCTCCAGCGCGGTGAACCGCGCCGATGTCATGCAGCGCCAGGGTTTCTACGACCCGCCGCCCGGCGCCCCCGCGTACCCGGGTCTCGAATGCGCGGGGCGGATCACCGCGCTGGGCCCCGGGGTGAGCGGCTGGGCGGTGGGCGACGAGGTCTGCGCGCTCCTCGCCGGTGGTGGGTACGCGGAGAAGGTCGCGGTGCCGTCCGGGCAGCTGCTGCCGGTGCCCGCGGGACTCGACGTGGTGTCGGCGGCGGCGCTCCCCGAGGTGACGTCGACGGTCTGGTCCAACGTCTTCATGGTGGCGCACCTGCGCCCTGGCGAGACCCTGCTGGTGCACGGCGGTTCCAGCGGCATCGGGACCATGGCGATCCAGCTGGCCAAGGCGGTCGGTGCCCGGGTCGCGGTGACCGCGGGCAGCGCGGAGAAGCTGGCGAGCTGCGCGGAACTCGGCGCGGACATCCTGATCAACTACCGCGAGCAGGACTTCGTGGAGGAGATCCGCAAGGCGACGGACGGCGCGGGCGCGGACGTCATCCTGGACATCGTCGGCGCGAAGTACCTGGCGAAGAACGTCGAGGCGCTCGCCACCAACGGGCGGCTCGCCATCATCGGTCTCCAGGGCGGCGCGAAGGCCGAACTGAACCTGGGCGCCCTGCTGACCAAGCGGGCCGCCGTCACCGCGACGTCGCTCCGGGGCCGCCCGCTCGCCGAGAAGGCCGCGATCGTCGCGGCGGTGCGTGAGCACGTCTGGCCGCTGATCGAGGCCGGAGTGGTCCGCCCGATCGTGGACCGTACGGTGCCGATGGCCGAGGCCGCCGAGGGGCACCGGGTGATGGAGTCCAGCACCCACATCGGCAAGGTCCTGCTCCTGGCACCCGCCGCGAACCAGGCCTGACCGCGCCAACCAGGCCTGACCGGACGATCCGGGGGCCCGACCGCGCGAGCGAGACCTGACCGCGGGAACGAACCCCGGACCGCATGACGAGAGCCCGGCGCGACGAGAGCCCGGCGTGACGAGAGCCCGGCGTGACGAGAGCCCGGCGTGACGAGAGCCCGGCGTGACGAGAGCCCGGCCCCGCACATCTGATCGTGTGCGGGACCGGGCTCTTCCGGGTCCGGGCTCTGCGCGCGAGCGCGCGCTGGTCTGTGAAGTCTGGTCTACAGGTACGGGCCGGAGCGGATCGCCCCGTGCGGGTCTCCGCCCGACCCCTCGTCGTCGCCGGAGCCGGGGGGCAGGGCGCGCCGCATCTGCTCCAGCTGGGCGCGGGCCGCCATCTGCTGGGCGAACAGGGCGGTCTGGATGCCGTGGAACAGGCCCTCCAGCCAGCCCACCAGCTGGGCCTGCGCGATCCGCAGCTCGGCCTCCGAGGGGACCGACTCCTCCGTGAAGGGCAGCGAGAGGCGTTCCAGCTCCTCCACCAGCTCGGGCGCGAGACCGTCCTCCAGCTCCTTCACGGAGCTGGCGTGGATCTCCTTGAGCCGGACGCGGCTCGCCTCGTCGAGAGGTGCCGCTCTGACCTCCTCAAGGAGCTGCTTGATCATGCTGCCGATGCGCATGACCTTCGCGGGCTGTTCGACCATCTCCGTCACTGGGACCTCGCGGGACTCGTCGCCACTGGCACCGCCGCCGACAGCCATTCCGTCCTGTCCCACTACGAGGACCTGGGGGTGCTCCTGCGACCGGTCATTCCTCGGCATCTCCATGCCGCCATTGTCTCGCACATGCGCCGTACAGAAGGGTGGTGCCCCTTCTTGGGCTTGATCCACCGTCCCCTACGTATCTGAATGCGTGATCGGTCCCCCGAGACGACCCCCGAGACGACCCCCGAGACGACCCCCGAGACGACCCCCGAGTCGTTTCGAGATCTCAGTACACCTGGCCGGACGCGGATTCCGTTCGCCCGGTACGTACCGTCCGTGCCGTCAGTCGGCGCGGCGCATACGGGCGCCGAGGAAGGCCAGTCCGAGGCCGACCAGGGCGATTCCGC from the Streptomyces sp. NBC_01335 genome contains:
- a CDS encoding bacterial proteasome activator family protein; this translates as MEMPRNDRSQEHPQVLVVGQDGMAVGGGASGDESREVPVTEMVEQPAKVMRIGSMIKQLLEEVRAAPLDEASRVRLKEIHASSVKELEDGLAPELVEELERLSLPFTEESVPSEAELRIAQAQLVGWLEGLFHGIQTALFAQQMAARAQLEQMRRALPPGSGDDEGSGGDPHGAIRSGPYL
- a CDS encoding NAD(P)H-quinone oxidoreductase, translating into MYAITIPEPGGPEALVWTEAPDPVPGEGEVLVEVLSSAVNRADVMQRQGFYDPPPGAPAYPGLECAGRITALGPGVSGWAVGDEVCALLAGGGYAEKVAVPSGQLLPVPAGLDVVSAAALPEVTSTVWSNVFMVAHLRPGETLLVHGGSSGIGTMAIQLAKAVGARVAVTAGSAEKLASCAELGADILINYREQDFVEEIRKATDGAGADVILDIVGAKYLAKNVEALATNGRLAIIGLQGGAKAELNLGALLTKRAAVTATSLRGRPLAEKAAIVAAVREHVWPLIEAGVVRPIVDRTVPMAEAAEGHRVMESSTHIGKVLLLAPAANQA